The following coding sequences lie in one Lolium perenne isolate Kyuss_39 chromosome 2, Kyuss_2.0, whole genome shotgun sequence genomic window:
- the LOC127336497 gene encoding probable L-type lectin-domain containing receptor kinase S.5 yields MAGHRIIRRSILQLVCAAFVMLCSSTCSSSLQFTYPSFDAASKADFSFTPDSSISNGSLQITPNAGNMTHRSGRVIYARETLKLWNRQRTALTSFQTDFVLNILPQKGGAGEGMAFILTNHPALPSDSSGQWLGVSNNRTDGAASNRIVALEFDTRRSSEADVDGNHIGVDYNGVRSVTQYPLNNLSIVLSRGTDLRVSVVYDGALFSLVAVQDGLAYTGAWPVDLSRYLLDDISLGFAASTGEFAELNQVRSWNFSTSGDEIAGDKGRLVLFLAVFIPLVVALLIMALLLWRRLTRRTRLAYRNLEKMIDAHGPVRFKLRELRNATANFSDGRKLGRGGSGTVYLGYLRRMGMEVAVKRVSTNVNSNRGEKEFVAEVNTISKLSHRNLVKLIGWCHKKGELLLVSEYFPMGSLDKLLYARERTASSSTSLMSASTDTPVLTWERRYKIIRGVASALDYLHHGSSKRILHRDVKASNVMLDEEYNARLGDFGLARVIQHDGVTHHSTQAVAGTRGYMAYESFFTGRASLDTDVYAFGVFVMEVVSGRSPSSAVLYQEDDDKEYSSGGQGWQGVPPMHIADWAWMLYGEGKALHAADPLLGGEFEQAQVDCAVRLALACCHPNPRERPSMRVAVQVLIDGAAAPEPPLHKPAFVWPPGGNRQEMELPDVGLLFTGGAGQHSSYCSMSCSISGR; encoded by the coding sequence atggccggccatagaaTCATCAGGCGTTCAATCTTGCAGCTAGTTTGCGCAGCCTTCGTCATGCTCTGCAGCAGCACCTGTAGTAGTTCCCTGCAGTTCACATACCCCAGCTTCGACGCGGCCAGCAAGGCCGACTTCAGCTTCACCCCGGACTCGTCGATCTCCAATGGCTCCCTGCAGATCACTCCCAACGCCGGCAACATGACCCACCGGTCAGGCAGAGTGATCTACGCGAGGGAGACCCTCAAGCTGTGGAACCGCCAGCGCACGGCGCTCACCTCCTTCCAGACAGACTTCGTGCTCAACATCCTGCCGCAGAAGGGCGGGGCCGGCGAAGGCATGGCCTTCATCCTCACCAACCACCCGGCGCTGCCCAGCGACAGCAGCGGGCAGTGGCTTGGAGTGAGCAATAACCGGACGGACGGTGCGGCATCGAACCGGATTGTGGCGCTGGAGTTCGACACGCGGCGGAGCTCCGAGGCCGACGTCGACGGCAACCACATCGGGGTCGACTACAACGGCGTCCGCTCCGTCACGCAGTACCCGCTCAACAACCTCTCCATTGTCCTCTCTAGAGGGACCGACTTGCGGGTTAGTGTAGTGTACGACGGCGCGTTGTTCAGCTTGGTGGCGGTGCAGGACGGGTTGGCTTACACGGGTGCCTGGCCTGTCGACCTTTCGCGGTATCTGCTTGACGATATATCTCTGGGTTTTGCGGCGTCGACGGGAGAGTTCGCTGAACTGAACCAGGTCAGGTCTTGGAATTTCAGCACGTCCGGGGATGAGATCGCCGGCGATAAAGGGAGGCTGGTTCTGTTTCTCGCCGTGTTCATCCCGCTTGTTGTTGCCCTGCTGATCATGGCGTTGCTCCTCTGGAGGAGGCTGACGCGGCGGACGAGGCTGGCATACCGTAACCTCGAGAAGATGATCGACGCGCACGGCCCGGTCAGGTTTAAGCTCAGGGAGCTCAGGAACGCGACGGCCAACTTCAGCGATGGTCGTAAGCTGGGCCGAGGTGGCTCCGGCACTGTTTACCTTGGTTACCTGAGGAGGATGGGCATGGAGGTGGCCGTGAAGCGTGTGTCCACGAACGTCAACTCTAATAGAGGGGAGAAGGAGTTCGTGGCGGAGGTGAACACGATCAGCAAGCTCTCGCACCGGAACCTCGTGAAGCTCATCGGCTGGTGCCACAAGAAGGGCGAGCTGCTGTTGGTGTCCGAGTACTTCCCCATGGGCAGCCTTGACAAGCTCCTCTACGCCAGAGAAAGGACCGCGTCATCGTCGACGTCGTTGATGTCGGCGTCAACGGACACCCCTGTGCTCACTTGGGAGCGGCGGTACAAGATCATCCGCGGCGTGGCGTCGGCGCTGGACTATCTGCACCACGGGAGTAGCAAGCGGATCCTGCACAGGGACGTCAAGGCCAGCAACGTGATGCTCGACGAGGAGTACAACGCGCGGCTGGGAGACTTCGGCCTCGCCCGCGTcatccagcacgacggcgtgacgCACCACTCCACGCAGGCCGTGGCGGGGACGCGCGGCTACATGGCGTACGAGAGCTTCTTCACCGGCCGCGCCAGCCTCGACACGGACGTGTACGCGTTCGGGGTCTTCGTCATGGAGGTGGTCAGCGGGAGGAGCCCCAGCAGCGCCGTGCTATACCAGGAAGACGACGACAAGGAGTACTCGAGCGGCGGGCAAGGGTGGCAAGGTGTGCCACCGATGCACATCGCGGACTGGGCGTGGATGCTCTACGGCGAGGGGAAGGCGCTGCACGCCGCCGACCCCTTGCTCGGCGGCGAGTTCGAGCAGGCGCAGGTGGACTGCGCGGTGAGGCTGGCCCTGGCGTGCTGCCACCCGAACCCGAGGGAGAGGCCGTCCATGAGGGTGGCTGTGCAGGTGCTGATCGACGGCGCCGCGGCGCCGGAGCCCCCGTTGCATAAGCCTGCGTTCGTTTGGCCTCCGGGTGGGAATCGGCAGGAGATGGAGCTGCCGGATGTGGGGTTGCTGTTCACGGGAGGGGCGGGGCAGCACAGTAGCTACTGTTCCATGAGCTGTTCCATCTCCGGAAGGTGA